Proteins from one Romboutsia sp. CE17 genomic window:
- the rph gene encoding ribonuclease PH, protein MTRIDNRKYDQIRDVKITRNYTRYAEGSVLIEMGETKVICTASVEDKVPPFLRNSGTGWINAEYSMLPRSTQQRKVRDASRGKIDGRTQEIQRLIGRAIRSVIDLDKIGERTIWIDCDVIQADGGTRTASITGAFVAVVDAIYKLYKSKAIKQIPIRNFVSAISVGIVDQQHMLDLCYEEDSTAQVDMNIIMTDTGEFVEIQGTGEERPFSRKDLNALLELGEKGNKELIKKQREVLGEIADEILGMEYGNDVVIATNNAHKLEEIGAILEDFDYNIHSLKDVNLDGIEIVEDGKTFEHNALIKARTIAKMTNMISISDDSGLEVDAIGKKPGVYSARFAGENATDAENREKLLKMMKNIPVSQRGARFVSAIAVVFPDGKEFVVRGTCEGSIGFEEKGENGFGYDNLFIVNKYNKTFAEMPSTIKNAISHRANALEIMKKEFSKRVVR, encoded by the coding sequence ATGACTAGAATTGATAATAGAAAATATGATCAAATAAGAGATGTAAAGATAACTAGAAATTACACAAGATATGCAGAAGGTTCTGTACTTATTGAAATGGGTGAAACTAAAGTTATATGTACGGCTTCAGTTGAAGATAAGGTACCACCATTCTTAAGAAACTCAGGTACAGGATGGATAAATGCAGAATATTCAATGTTACCTAGATCTACTCAACAAAGAAAAGTAAGAGATGCATCTAGAGGAAAAATAGATGGAAGAACTCAAGAAATTCAAAGATTAATAGGAAGAGCTATAAGATCAGTTATAGATTTAGATAAAATAGGTGAAAGAACTATATGGATAGATTGTGATGTTATACAGGCTGATGGAGGAACTAGAACAGCTTCAATAACAGGTGCTTTTGTTGCAGTAGTAGATGCAATCTACAAGTTATATAAATCTAAGGCAATAAAACAAATTCCAATAAGAAATTTTGTATCAGCTATTAGTGTTGGTATAGTAGATCAACAACACATGCTAGATTTATGTTATGAAGAAGATTCAACAGCTCAAGTTGATATGAATATAATAATGACTGATACTGGTGAATTTGTGGAAATTCAAGGAACAGGAGAAGAAAGACCATTCTCAAGAAAAGACTTAAATGCTCTGTTAGAATTAGGTGAAAAAGGGAATAAAGAGTTAATAAAAAAACAAAGAGAAGTTCTTGGAGAAATAGCAGATGAAATTTTAGGCATGGAGTATGGTAATGATGTAGTAATTGCTACTAACAATGCCCATAAGCTAGAAGAAATAGGGGCTATATTAGAGGACTTTGATTATAATATACATTCTTTAAAAGATGTAAACCTAGATGGAATTGAAATAGTAGAAGATGGAAAAACATTTGAACACAATGCATTAATAAAAGCTAGAACAATAGCTAAGATGACTAATATGATATCAATATCAGATGATTCAGGATTAGAAGTCGATGCAATTGGAAAAAAACCTGGTGTATATTCTGCTAGATTTGCAGGAGAAAATGCTACAGATGCTGAGAACAGAGAAAAACTGTTGAAAATGATGAAAAATATTCCTGTAAGTCAAAGGGGGGCAAGGTTTGTTTCTGCCATAGCAGTTGTTTTCCCTGATGGAAAAGAATTTGTAGTTAGAGGAACATGTGAAGGTTCTATAGGATTTGAAGAAAAAGGTGAGAATGGATTCGGATATGATAATTTATTTATAGTAAATAAGTATAATAAGACTTTTGCAGAAATGCCATCTACAATAAAAAATGCTATAAGCCACAGAGCTAATGCTCTTGAAATTATGAAAAAGGAGTTTTCAAAAAGGGTAGTGAGATAA
- a CDS encoding metallophosphoesterase family protein has translation MRIGILSDTHRMETYIDKAIPYLYSCDLIIHAGDNFADSKYIHKITNKDIIAVKGNCDFIDVEEEIVFEIQGKTIFLCHGDIYSVKYGLDKIEEKAKELEADIVIFGHTHVPLRIEKDNILYLNPGSISLPREGSNRQFILMDIEDDKISLEEVII, from the coding sequence ATGAGGATAGGTATATTAAGCGATACACACAGGATGGAGACGTATATTGATAAAGCGATACCTTATTTATATAGTTGCGACTTGATAATACATGCAGGGGATAACTTTGCTGATTCTAAATACATACATAAAATTACGAATAAAGATATTATAGCAGTAAAAGGAAACTGTGATTTTATTGATGTAGAGGAAGAAATTGTATTCGAAATTCAAGGTAAAACAATTTTCTTATGTCATGGAGATATATATTCTGTAAAATATGGTCTAGATAAGATTGAAGAAAAAGCTAAAGAACTAGAAGCTGATATAGTAATATTTGGTCATACTCATGTACCATTAAGGATTGAAAAAGATAATATTTTATATTTAAATCCAGGAAGTATATCATTACCAAGAGAAGGCTCAAACAGACAGTTTATTTTAATGGACATAGAGGATGATAAAATTAGTTTAGAGGAAGTAATAATATAA
- a CDS encoding 4Fe-4S dicluster domain-containing protein — protein MKSQLGSFVIADSNKCSGCRACEVACFARHNKDNNVGYTVGTVEVPVIPRLYLVKDESVCMPIQCRHCEDAPCLNTCPVKAISRNDGALIVDNDKCIGCKTCLLACPFGAIDLQPQYKNGKEVAQRSIDESNKIAYKCDLCKGEDKIACINACPNQALQLISPIEDKKNKNRKAALSLLLTNK, from the coding sequence ATGAAAAGTCAATTAGGTTCTTTTGTAATTGCAGATTCAAATAAATGTAGTGGATGTAGAGCCTGTGAAGTAGCTTGCTTTGCAAGGCATAATAAAGACAATAATGTAGGATATACAGTTGGAACTGTTGAAGTACCTGTAATACCAAGATTATATTTGGTAAAAGATGAATCTGTATGTATGCCTATACAATGTAGACACTGTGAAGATGCACCTTGTTTAAACACATGTCCTGTTAAAGCTATATCAAGAAATGATGGAGCTTTAATTGTAGATAATGATAAATGTATAGGATGTAAGACTTGCTTATTAGCTTGCCCATTTGGTGCAATAGATTTACAACCTCAGTATAAAAATGGAAAAGAAGTAGCACAAAGGTCAATAGATGAAAGTAATAAAATTGCATATAAATGTGACTTATGTAAAGGTGAAGACAAAATAGCGTGCATAAATGCTTGTCCTAATCAAGCTCTACAGCTAATATCACCTATAGAAGATAAGAAAAATAAAAATAGAAAAGCGGCTCTAAGTTTATTGTTAACAAATAAGTAA
- the fdhD gene encoding formate dehydrogenase accessory sulfurtransferase FdhD produces the protein MQDGNIRSNTTKVSIIKLEEFSYKCTEDKVITEYPFSLIINGKDKKTFLCTPYKLEELTVGYLTTKGYIREEKDIISLEIDETRKISNVTTKNIEMPYENQIIELNEMNNFKYEVIESDTHIHVDTVYEIMKFNLNYSRLFKDTGGAHCVAIFENDKEIVVCEDVARHNAMDKAIGYCILKNINLDNKIIVVSGRISFEMLSKAAKAKIPIIISKSAPTNLSIELANKLNITLIGFVRGQKMNIYTHSHRVKV, from the coding sequence ATGCAAGATGGAAATATACGAAGTAATACCACTAAGGTTTCAATAATAAAATTAGAAGAATTTAGCTATAAGTGTACAGAAGATAAAGTAATAACAGAATATCCTTTTAGTCTGATTATAAATGGAAAAGATAAAAAAACTTTTTTATGCACGCCTTATAAGTTAGAGGAGCTTACTGTAGGATATTTGACAACAAAGGGATATATAAGAGAGGAAAAAGATATTATTAGCTTAGAAATTGATGAGACTAGAAAAATTTCTAATGTTACTACAAAAAATATAGAAATGCCTTACGAAAATCAAATAATAGAGCTGAACGAAATGAATAACTTTAAATATGAAGTTATAGAAAGTGACACACACATTCATGTAGACACAGTCTATGAAATAATGAAATTTAACTTAAACTATTCTAGATTGTTTAAGGATACTGGTGGGGCTCATTGTGTTGCTATTTTTGAAAATGACAAAGAAATTGTTGTTTGTGAAGATGTGGCTAGACATAATGCAATGGATAAGGCAATTGGATATTGTATATTAAAAAACATAAATTTAGATAATAAGATAATAGTTGTAAGTGGAAGAATATCTTTTGAAATGTTGTCTAAAGCAGCAAAAGCTAAGATTCCAATTATTATATCAAAGTCAGCTCCAACTAACTTATCTATTGAATTAGCTAATAAATTAAATATAACTCTTATAGGATTTGTAAGGGGTCAAAAGATGAATATATATACTCATTCACATAGAGTAAAGGTATAA
- a CDS encoding 4Fe-4S dicluster domain-containing protein yields the protein MNCFVIANPDKCIGCRTCMIACVVAHNGEEMFYEKHEEINFNPKLDVIKTETVSAPIQCRHCEDAPCVKACPNGAIGKIDHTIKINISKCVGCKTCMVACPIGAIDLSPISNIDKDKLCFRGNMVANKCDLCIDTEDGPACAKVCPTKAFRIIKEDDINNGVKDKRKLATSI from the coding sequence ATGAATTGTTTTGTTATAGCTAATCCAGACAAATGTATAGGTTGTAGAACTTGTATGATAGCATGTGTAGTTGCTCATAATGGAGAAGAAATGTTCTATGAAAAACATGAAGAAATAAATTTTAATCCAAAATTAGATGTAATTAAAACTGAAACTGTAAGTGCACCTATACAATGTAGACATTGTGAAGATGCGCCTTGTGTAAAAGCATGCCCTAATGGTGCTATAGGAAAAATAGATCATACTATAAAAATAAATATTAGTAAGTGTGTAGGATGCAAAACTTGTATGGTAGCATGTCCTATAGGAGCAATAGACTTATCTCCAATAAGTAATATTGATAAAGATAAGCTATGTTTTAGAGGTAATATGGTAGCCAATAAGTGTGATTTATGCATAGATACTGAAGATGGGCCTGCTTGTGCAAAGGTCTGTCCAACAAAAGCGTTTAGAATAATAAAAGAAGATGATATTAATAATGGAGTTAAAGATAAAAGAAAGTTAGCAACATCAATATAA
- the ligA gene encoding NAD-dependent DNA ligase LigA has product MDAKSRIEELRKEIEYHNNRYYNEDSPEISDYEYDKLTIELRKLEEEYPELSTEDSPTKKVGGTVKRELRKVEHDVPVISLQDVFKKEEVYDYVNKMVVELNNPKFVVEKKIDGLSVVLRYHNGELTEGITRGDGVVGESVYENLLEIKNVPKTIPAKLPYLEVRGEVYISNQAFEEANKKQEAIGGKKYQNPRNLAAGTLRQLDPSVVRDRNLDIFVFNLEISEGKEFKSHSETLEWLKEQGFKVSPDFKVCETVDEVWDYISKVGEERWNLEYAIDGAVVKVDNLEDRKKLGMTSKVPRWAVAYKYPPEQKETIVKDIIIQVGRTGRLTPLAILEPVRLAGTTVSKATLHNQDVINEKDVRIGDTVIVQKAGDIIPEVIKSIPEKRPVNSNPYVIPNVCPICGEPTVRDENGADTRCINPECDAQATRSISYFVSKDAMNIVGFGKSKVEALMAEGYIKDIGDIYQLKNYKDEILEKNIIGRDKSVNNLLNAIEESKNNNIDKLITGLGIKNVGKQSAKVLAENFNNMDEVASAEYDQLINLPDFGDTMVNDIIKYFRSEKYHTIISKLKEHGVNVISTSSDTKEDNRFEGMTFVITGTLPTMKRDEASSIIQSFGGKVSGSVSKKTSYVLAGEEAGSKLTKAQALGITVIDEDKFKEMIK; this is encoded by the coding sequence ATGGATGCTAAATCTAGAATAGAAGAACTGCGTAAAGAAATAGAATATCATAATAATAGATATTATAATGAGGATTCACCTGAAATTTCAGATTATGAATATGATAAATTAACAATTGAATTGAGAAAATTAGAAGAAGAATATCCAGAGCTTAGTACGGAAGATTCTCCTACTAAAAAAGTTGGAGGTACAGTAAAAAGAGAATTAAGAAAAGTAGAACATGATGTACCGGTAATTAGTTTACAAGATGTTTTCAAAAAAGAAGAAGTATATGACTATGTAAATAAAATGGTCGTTGAACTAAATAATCCTAAATTTGTAGTTGAAAAGAAGATAGATGGTCTTTCAGTAGTTTTAAGATATCATAATGGAGAGCTAACAGAAGGTATAACCAGAGGTGATGGTGTTGTAGGTGAGTCTGTATATGAAAATTTACTTGAGATAAAAAATGTTCCTAAGACTATACCTGCAAAACTACCATACTTGGAAGTACGTGGAGAAGTATATATATCAAATCAAGCTTTTGAAGAAGCAAATAAAAAGCAAGAAGCTATCGGTGGTAAAAAGTATCAAAATCCTAGAAACCTTGCGGCAGGTACTTTAAGACAACTAGATCCATCAGTAGTTAGAGATAGAAATCTTGATATATTTGTATTCAACCTTGAAATATCTGAAGGTAAAGAATTTAAATCACACTCAGAAACTCTAGAGTGGTTAAAGGAACAAGGATTTAAAGTTAGTCCAGATTTTAAGGTATGTGAAACAGTAGATGAAGTATGGGATTACATATCTAAAGTTGGAGAAGAAAGATGGAATTTAGAATATGCTATAGATGGTGCAGTTGTAAAAGTGGATAATTTAGAAGATAGAAAAAAGTTAGGTATGACAAGTAAAGTTCCAAGATGGGCGGTTGCATATAAGTATCCACCAGAACAAAAAGAAACAATAGTAAAAGATATAATTATACAAGTAGGTCGTACAGGAAGATTAACACCTTTAGCTATTTTAGAACCAGTTAGATTAGCAGGAACAACAGTATCTAAGGCAACTTTACATAATCAAGATGTAATCAATGAAAAGGATGTAAGGATAGGAGATACAGTAATAGTTCAAAAAGCTGGAGATATAATACCAGAGGTTATAAAAAGTATACCAGAAAAAAGACCTGTAAATTCCAATCCTTATGTAATACCAAATGTGTGCCCAATTTGTGGTGAACCAACAGTTAGGGATGAAAATGGAGCAGATACTCGTTGTATAAATCCAGAATGTGATGCTCAAGCAACTAGAAGTATATCTTATTTTGTATCTAAAGACGCAATGAATATAGTAGGATTTGGTAAAAGTAAAGTTGAAGCCCTTATGGCTGAAGGTTATATAAAAGATATAGGTGATATATATCAACTTAAAAATTATAAAGATGAAATTTTAGAAAAAAATATTATAGGTAGAGATAAATCAGTAAATAATCTTCTTAACGCTATAGAGGAATCAAAAAATAATAATATAGATAAGTTGATAACAGGTCTTGGAATAAAAAATGTAGGGAAGCAATCAGCTAAAGTATTGGCAGAGAACTTTAATAATATGGACGAAGTTGCAAGTGCAGAGTATGATCAATTAATAAATTTACCAGACTTTGGAGATACAATGGTAAATGATATAATAAAATATTTTAGAAGTGAAAAATATCATACTATAATTTCTAAGTTAAAAGAGCATGGAGTTAATGTTATTTCAACATCTTCTGATACAAAAGAAGATAATAGATTTGAAGGAATGACTTTTGTAATAACAGGAACTTTACCAACAATGAAGAGAGATGAAGCATCTTCTATAATTCAATCGTTTGGTGGAAAAGTATCAGGTAGTGTTTCTAAAAAAACAAGCTATGTTTTGGCAGGAGAAGAAGCAGGAAGTAAGCTTACAAAAGCGCAAGCACTAGGTATAACTGTAATAGATGAAGATAAATTTAAAGAAATGATTAAGTAA
- a CDS encoding [FeFe] hydrogenase, group A: protein MIVSIDKDLCTGCQECIKVCPVNAIEGEKNKPQEINTDKCVICGQCVQVCKSYASIIDNGFDFVDEKRKERNLPDSIKEPVFAAYNICDVEKVKQALKDPNKFTMVQCAPAVRVALGEEFGLELGALTPGKMAAALKELNFDRVYDTNFPADLTIMEEGTELIKRVTEGGTLPMFTSCCPAWVKFMEDNYPELTDHLSSCKSPQQMGGAVFKTYGAQLNNIEASSIYSVSIMPCTCKKFEADRPEMNSSGYKDVDVVLTTRELAYLIKEMNIDFNNLKDEKFESPLGTYTGAGTIFGVTGGVMEAALRTGYELITKTTIPNVDITEVRGSEGFRVSSVKVGDLYLKVGVVTGLKNVVPVLESLKAGKLDLDFIEVMTCPVGCVSGGGQPKLLLEEYREIAYEKRIKSTYEHDKNLPLRKSHENPDILKIYEEFLDEPLGSMSHNLLHTEYCIGKEVAK, encoded by the coding sequence ATGATAGTAAGTATAGATAAAGATTTATGTACAGGATGCCAAGAATGTATTAAAGTCTGTCCAGTAAATGCTATTGAAGGGGAAAAAAATAAACCTCAGGAAATTAATACAGATAAATGTGTGATTTGTGGTCAATGTGTTCAGGTATGTAAGTCTTATGCATCTATAATAGATAATGGATTTGATTTTGTAGATGAGAAAAGAAAAGAGAGAAATTTGCCTGACTCAATAAAAGAACCTGTATTTGCAGCATATAATATATGTGACGTAGAAAAAGTAAAACAAGCATTAAAAGACCCGAATAAATTTACTATGGTTCAGTGTGCACCTGCTGTAAGAGTAGCCCTAGGAGAAGAGTTTGGTCTTGAATTAGGAGCATTAACACCGGGTAAAATGGCGGCAGCATTAAAAGAACTTAATTTTGATAGGGTTTATGATACAAACTTTCCTGCTGATTTGACTATAATGGAAGAAGGAACAGAACTTATTAAAAGAGTAACAGAAGGTGGAACACTGCCTATGTTTACTTCTTGTTGCCCAGCTTGGGTTAAGTTTATGGAAGATAATTACCCTGAATTAACAGATCATTTATCGTCTTGTAAATCTCCTCAACAAATGGGAGGTGCAGTATTCAAAACTTATGGAGCCCAATTAAATAATATAGAAGCTTCTAGTATTTATAGTGTGTCTATAATGCCATGCACATGTAAAAAATTTGAAGCAGATAGACCAGAAATGAATTCTAGTGGATACAAAGATGTCGATGTAGTTTTAACTACTAGAGAGCTAGCATACTTAATAAAAGAAATGAACATAGATTTTAATAATTTAAAGGATGAAAAGTTTGAATCACCGTTAGGAACTTATACAGGTGCAGGAACTATATTTGGCGTAACAGGTGGAGTTATGGAAGCTGCATTAAGAACTGGATATGAGCTTATAACTAAAACTACTATACCAAATGTAGATATAACTGAAGTTAGAGGGAGCGAAGGTTTTAGAGTTTCTAGTGTAAAAGTTGGTGATTTATATTTAAAAGTAGGAGTAGTGACAGGTCTTAAAAATGTAGTACCAGTATTAGAAAGTTTAAAAGCTGGAAAATTAGATTTAGACTTTATAGAGGTTATGACTTGCCCAGTTGGATGTGTAAGTGGAGGAGGTCAGCCTAAATTATTATTGGAAGAATATAGAGAAATAGCTTATGAAAAACGAATAAAATCAACATATGAACACGATAAAAACTTACCTCTTAGAAAATCTCATGAAAATCCAGATATATTAAAAATATATGAAGAGTTTTTAGATGAACCTTTAGGAAGTATGTCGCATAATTTACTACACACAGAGTATTGCATAGGGAAGGAAGTGGCTAAGTAG
- a CDS encoding DUF3783 domain-containing protein, giving the protein MTFTKMNNMDNNIHSRSCVMIINFNKKESALIKNICGFIGIRDCIFLDKTNGNSLIKDILEGNISSDCEDGLNSKSIVFNNVPSVKINSFLDSLKKMRINRPLTAIVTETTVEWTLNNLIYNLMEERKSLSTGKEFNHKKN; this is encoded by the coding sequence ATGACATTTACGAAAATGAATAATATGGATAATAATATACACAGTAGAAGTTGTGTTATGATAATTAACTTCAATAAAAAAGAATCAGCTTTAATAAAAAATATATGCGGTTTTATAGGGATAAGAGATTGTATTTTTTTAGATAAAACTAATGGAAACTCATTGATTAAAGATATACTAGAAGGTAATATATCATCAGATTGCGAAGATGGATTAAATAGTAAATCTATTGTATTTAATAATGTACCAAGTGTAAAAATAAACTCATTTTTAGATAGTTTAAAGAAAATGAGAATAAATAGACCGCTTACAGCTATTGTTACAGAAACTACTGTAGAATGGACTTTAAATAACTTAATCTACAACCTAATGGAAGAAAGAAAATCACTATCTACAGGAAAAGAATTTAATCATAAAAAGAACTAA
- a CDS encoding lysylphosphatidylglycerol synthase transmembrane domain-containing protein translates to MKNNINKSVLQYGFLILLIGITTSIVFRTLDVSLLSSILKMVDEKYLVIGVIAILINIALEGLVLRILIDGIHKVNVRFRGLKLATIGFYYNLVTPFASGSQPMQIYILTKYKIPLSKAGAIITNQSMLYQLVITMYCSILIIFNFNLIRTQMSKMMLLVVLGIAMNIFTLLMLLLVILNPVKVKEFCRIVLRFMSKFKLFKILESKLSNFENFIDDYSESIQFFMKNKKLMISSIVLTIIQISFYFSISFWIYKAFNLQGHTYLNILTLQVLLYMAISPIPTPGNVGANELAFFTIFKDVFPSHLIGYAVFLYGGFMYYLILIGSGIFTIITHHRMKYVSISNPSLVSKE, encoded by the coding sequence ATGAAGAATAATATAAATAAATCAGTATTACAATATGGATTTTTAATTTTATTAATAGGAATAACTACGAGTATAGTTTTTAGAACTTTAGATGTCAGTTTATTATCAAGTATATTGAAAATGGTGGATGAAAAATATTTAGTAATTGGTGTAATAGCAATATTAATAAATATTGCTTTAGAAGGGTTAGTACTAAGGATATTAATTGATGGAATACATAAAGTTAACGTTAGATTTAGGGGATTAAAATTAGCTACTATCGGATTTTATTATAATTTAGTTACACCATTTGCTTCAGGTAGTCAACCAATGCAGATATATATACTAACTAAATATAAAATACCACTAAGCAAGGCTGGAGCAATAATAACTAATCAGTCTATGCTTTATCAACTTGTAATTACTATGTACTGTTCTATTTTGATTATATTTAATTTTAATCTTATAAGAACTCAAATGAGCAAAATGATGCTTTTAGTTGTATTAGGTATAGCTATGAATATATTTACTTTATTAATGTTACTACTTGTAATTCTTAATCCAGTAAAAGTTAAGGAGTTTTGTAGAATAGTTTTAAGATTTATGAGCAAATTTAAATTATTTAAAATATTAGAAAGTAAGTTAAGTAATTTTGAAAACTTTATAGATGATTATAGTGAATCTATACAGTTTTTTATGAAAAATAAAAAACTAATGATATCGAGTATAGTTCTTACAATAATTCAAATTAGTTTTTATTTTAGTATATCTTTTTGGATATATAAAGCATTTAACCTACAAGGTCACACTTATTTAAATATATTAACTCTACAAGTTCTTTTATATATGGCAATATCACCTATACCAACTCCAGGAAATGTTGGTGCTAATGAATTAGCATTTTTTACAATTTTTAAGGATGTATTTCCTTCACATCTAATAGGATATGCAGTATTCTTATATGGAGGATTTATGTATTATTTAATATTAATTGGAAGTGGAATATTTACTATAATTACACATCATAGAATGAAATATGTATCAATTTCAAATCCTAGTTTAGTTTCAAAGGAATAA
- the fdhF gene encoding formate dehydrogenase subunit alpha yields the protein MEKKVLTVCPYCGAGCQLYLVVKDNKILRAEPANGRTNEGNLCLKGYYGWDFLNDPKILTPRLKKPLIRKNGNLEEVEWEEAITYTASRLNEIKEKYGPDSIMGTGSARGPGNEANYIMQKFMRATVGTNNIDHCARVUHAPSVAGLAYSLGSGAMSNSIPEIEDTNLLLVFGYNGADSHPIVARRIVRAKEKGAKIITVDPRVTETARVSDMHLALKGGTNMILVNAFGNVLIEENLYNKQFVEEHTQGFEEYKKIVKDYTPEYAEKHTGVPKETIRKAMREYAKAKDAMILYGMGVCQFGQAVDVVKGLASLALLTGNFGRPNVGIGPVRGQNNVQGACDMGALPNVYPGYQSVTNPEVREKFENAWGVKLSENNGYSLTEVPHLVLKDKKLKAYYIFGEDPVQSDPDAAEVREALDELEFVIVQDIFMNKTALHADVILPATSWGEHEGVYTSADRGFQIMRKALEPKGDVKTDWQIICEISTAMGYPMNYKDTKEIWDEMRSLTPSFAGATYEKIEKQGSVQWPCRHESQEDIGTKYLHKDGEFSTPNGKGNLFAAEWRPPMELEDEEYPFSLCTVREVGHYSVRTMTGNCRALAKLEDEPGYIQISEIDAERLGIEDSELVRVSSRRGSVLTRALVTDRVKQGATYMTYQWWVGACNELTIANLDPVSKTPEYKYCAIKIEKIENQEWAEQQLKVEYESIKSKMLAKNI from the coding sequence ATGGAGAAAAAAGTATTAACTGTATGTCCTTATTGTGGTGCAGGCTGCCAACTTTATCTTGTTGTAAAAGATAACAAAATTTTAAGAGCAGAACCTGCAAATGGAAGAACAAACGAAGGAAACTTATGTTTAAAAGGATATTATGGTTGGGATTTCTTAAATGACCCAAAGATTCTGACACCAAGATTGAAGAAACCTTTAATAAGAAAAAATGGGAACTTAGAAGAAGTAGAGTGGGAAGAAGCTATTACATATACGGCTTCAAGATTAAATGAAATAAAAGAGAAGTATGGACCAGATTCTATAATGGGTACAGGATCTGCCAGGGGGCCTGGGAATGAAGCAAATTATATAATGCAAAAATTCATGAGAGCTACAGTAGGAACTAATAATATAGACCACTGTGCTCGTGTTTGACATGCGCCATCTGTAGCCGGTCTGGCTTACTCACTAGGTAGTGGGGCGATGTCTAATTCTATACCAGAAATTGAAGATACAAATTTATTGCTTGTATTTGGATATAATGGGGCTGATTCTCATCCAATAGTAGCAAGAAGAATAGTTAGAGCAAAGGAAAAGGGTGCAAAAATAATTACAGTTGACCCTAGGGTTACTGAAACTGCAAGAGTATCAGATATGCATCTAGCATTAAAGGGTGGAACTAATATGATATTAGTTAATGCCTTTGGAAATGTGTTAATAGAAGAAAATCTATATAATAAACAGTTCGTAGAAGAGCATACTCAAGGGTTTGAAGAATATAAGAAAATAGTCAAAGATTATACTCCAGAATATGCAGAAAAACATACAGGGGTTCCAAAAGAAACTATAAGAAAAGCAATGAGAGAATATGCAAAAGCTAAAGATGCTATGATACTTTATGGAATGGGTGTATGCCAATTTGGTCAAGCAGTTGATGTTGTTAAAGGTCTTGCATCACTTGCACTTTTAACAGGAAACTTTGGTAGACCTAATGTTGGAATAGGTCCAGTGCGTGGACAAAATAATGTTCAAGGTGCCTGTGATATGGGAGCTCTTCCTAATGTTTATCCAGGATATCAAAGCGTAACAAATCCAGAAGTTAGAGAAAAGTTTGAAAATGCTTGGGGCGTTAAGTTATCAGAAAATAATGGATATAGTTTAACTGAGGTACCACATTTAGTTTTAAAAGATAAAAAACTAAAAGCATACTATATATTTGGTGAAGATCCAGTTCAAAGTGATCCAGATGCAGCTGAAGTAAGAGAAGCCCTTGATGAGTTAGAGTTTGTAATTGTACAAGATATATTTATGAATAAGACTGCACTTCATGCGGACGTGATACTGCCAGCAACTTCTTGGGGAGAACATGAGGGTGTTTATACTAGTGCCGATAGAGGGTTTCAAATAATGAGAAAGGCATTAGAACCTAAAGGAGATGTTAAAACTGATTGGCAAATAATATGCGAAATATCAACAGCAATGGGATATCCTATGAATTATAAAGATACTAAGGAAATTTGGGATGAAATGAGAAGTTTAACTCCAAGTTTTGCAGGTGCAACTTATGAAAAAATAGAAAAGCAAGGAAGTGTACAGTGGCCTTGTAGACATGAATCTCAAGAAGATATAGGTACTAAATATCTTCATAAAGATGGTGAATTTTCAACTCCTAATGGGAAAGGAAACCTGTTTGCAGCTGAATGGAGACCTCCAATGGAATTAGAAGATGAAGAGTATCCATTTAGCTTATGTACAGTTAGAGAAGTAGGTCATTACTCAGTTAGAACAATGACAGGTAACTGTAGAGCGCTTGCTAAACTTGAAGATGAACCTGGATACATTCAAATAAGTGAAATAGATGCTGAAAGGCTAGGAATAGAAGATTCTGAATTAGTTAGAGTAAGTTCAAGAAGAGGTAGTGTATTAACTAGAGCATTAGTTACAGATAGAGTAAAACAAGGAGCTACATACATGACATACCAATGGTGGGTAGGAGCTTGTAATGAACTTACAATAGCAAATTTAGATCCTGTATCAAAAACTCCAGAATATAAATATTGTGCTATAAAAATTGAAAAAATAGAAAATCAAGAGTGGGCAGAGCAACAGTTAAAAGTAGAATATGAAAGTATAAAATCAAAGATGTTAGCCAAAAACATATAA